The DNA segment ATCGCGACTATGGCGTCGTAGTCGAATTCGGACATCTTCTTGAAGATGCCGTCGGCAGGCATGGGGCCCACGCAGTTGACCCCTTCCTTCTGCGCTGCGACGATGGCCGGGAGGATGACGCGTTCCTCCTCGTGGCCTATGGAGCCCACCTCGCCGGCGTGCGGGTTGAGGGCCATGACCGCGATGCGCGCGTCCGGGCATGCGAAGTGCTGTTCGAGCGCCTCATGCGTGCGCTTTATCGTTGCGAGCACGCGCTCCTTGGTTATGTGGCTTGAGACCTCTTTGATAGGCAGGTGCATCGTCACGAGCGAGACGCAGAGCCGGTTCGCGAGCCTGAGCCCGTGACAGAGCTCGGGCGCGTTCTCCGAGAAGAACATCATCACCACCTCGCGCACGCCCGCCTTCTTCGCGAGGTATTCGGTGTGGCCCAGAAAACCCGGGACGATGTTCTGGAGCCTGTGCTTGTTGACCGGGCCGGTGACGATGGCCGATATGTTGCCCGCGGTCACGTCCTCGATCGCGGCGTCGATAGCGGAGAGAGCCATGCGCGCGGCCTCCGGATCGGAGAGGCTGCCCATCTCCTCGGAGGTGCTGGATGTCGTGACGAAGTGCTTGGGATCGATCGAGTCGCCGGCGAGCTCGGCCGCGGCGTCCATCGCGGCGCGGTCGCCGTAGATGCGGAAGTGGTCGCGCTCCTCCGGCGAGAGGTCCTTCCATGCCTTGGCGATCACCTCGGGGCCGACGCCCCTCGGATCGCCCATCGTTATGCCGATGATCTGCTTCATATCA comes from the bacterium genome and includes:
- the pdxA gene encoding 4-hydroxythreonine-4-phosphate dehydrogenase PdxA, with the translated sequence MKQIIGITMGDPRGVGPEVIAKAWKDLSPEERDHFRIYGDRAAMDAAAELAGDSIDPKHFVTTSSTSEEMGSLSDPEAARMALSAIDAAIEDVTAGNISAIVTGPVNKHRLQNIVPGFLGHTEYLAKKAGVREVVMMFFSENAPELCHGLRLANRLCVSLVTMHLPIKEVSSHITKERVLATIKRTHEALEQHFACPDARIAVMALNPHAGEVGSIGHEEERVILPAIVAAQKEGVNCVGPMPADGIFKKMSEFDYDAIVAMYHDQGLIPVKLICREQCINMTLGLPYMRTSPSHGTAEDIAWLGNADHGNMLLTMRKTRELVGWRVNGG